In one window of Leptolyngbya sp. 'hensonii' DNA:
- a CDS encoding Mo-dependent nitrogenase C-terminal domain-containing protein: MTHISHSPRPDLLAPVRRWVDGIQVHDRQVAHLICQVIPCHCVFERNITLLGRTYHIPPLCKLNPIYDELVYLRLRALTYLAEVCQEDVNHYIC, encoded by the coding sequence ATGACTCACATCTCCCATTCCCCCCGGCCCGACCTCCTTGCTCCCGTGCGGCGTTGGGTAGATGGCATCCAGGTTCACGATCGTCAAGTGGCCCATCTGATCTGTCAGGTTATTCCCTGCCACTGTGTCTTCGAGCGCAACATCACTCTCCTGGGGCGGACCTATCACATTCCCCCCCTCTGTAAACTCAATCCGATTTATGACGAACTGGTTTACCTGCGTCTGCGCGCTCTCACCTATCTTGCAGAAGTCTGCCAGGAAGATGTAAACCATTACATCTGCTAG
- the nifK gene encoding nitrogenase molybdenum-iron protein subunit beta: MAQNNIDNIKDHAELFHQDEYQELFENKKQFEGGHSPDEVARIAEWTKTWEYREKNFAREALTVNPAKACQPLGAILAAVGFEATLPFVHGSQGCVAYFRSHFTRHFKEPFSAVSSSMTEDAAVFGGLKNMIEGLATSYNLYKPKMIAVCTTCMAEVIGDDLQAFIKTSKEEGSIPQEFPVPYAHTPSFVGSHITGYDNMLKGILTNLTAGKKAETTNGKINLVPGFETYIGNLREIKRIADLMGVNYTLLADNSEYLDSPNNGEYNMYPGGTKLEDAADSINAEATISFQAYSTIKTREYIEKEWKQPTSVVRPVGIRGTDEFLIKLSALTGQPIPKELEDERGRAVDALTDSQAWLHGKRVALYGDPDLVIGLTQFLLEVGAEPVHIVVGNSNEVFEAELRALLDTSPFGQNATIWGGKDLWHLRSLLFTEPVDFFIGNSYGKYLWRDTKTPIVRIGYPIFDRHHLHRYATYGYQGTINILNWVVNTILDELDRNTIVPAKTDISYDLIR, encoded by the coding sequence ATGGCTCAGAACAACATCGATAACATCAAAGATCACGCTGAACTATTTCACCAGGACGAGTATCAGGAACTCTTTGAGAACAAGAAGCAGTTTGAAGGCGGCCACAGCCCTGACGAAGTGGCCCGGATTGCAGAATGGACTAAGACCTGGGAATACCGGGAAAAGAACTTTGCCCGCGAAGCCCTGACCGTTAACCCGGCTAAAGCCTGCCAGCCCTTAGGCGCTATTTTGGCCGCTGTTGGATTTGAAGCGACCCTGCCCTTTGTGCATGGTTCTCAAGGATGTGTGGCTTACTTCCGTAGCCACTTCACCCGTCACTTTAAAGAGCCCTTCTCAGCCGTTTCCTCCTCCATGACAGAAGATGCTGCTGTCTTTGGTGGCTTGAAGAACATGATTGAGGGTTTGGCCACCAGCTACAACCTCTATAAGCCCAAGATGATTGCCGTTTGCACCACCTGCATGGCAGAGGTGATTGGGGATGACCTGCAGGCCTTCATCAAAACCTCTAAAGAGGAAGGCTCCATTCCCCAGGAATTTCCAGTGCCCTATGCCCATACCCCCAGCTTTGTCGGCTCCCACATTACGGGTTACGACAATATGCTGAAGGGGATTTTGACCAACCTGACGGCAGGCAAAAAAGCTGAAACCACCAACGGCAAGATCAACCTGGTTCCTGGGTTTGAAACCTACATTGGTAACCTGCGGGAAATCAAGCGGATTGCCGATTTGATGGGGGTGAACTATACCCTGTTGGCAGATAACTCCGAGTACCTGGATTCCCCCAACAATGGGGAATACAACATGTACCCCGGTGGGACCAAGCTGGAAGATGCGGCGGATTCGATTAACGCCGAAGCGACAATCTCCTTCCAGGCTTATTCCACCATCAAGACCCGCGAATATATTGAGAAAGAGTGGAAGCAGCCCACTTCAGTGGTGCGTCCGGTTGGTATTCGTGGTACGGATGAGTTTCTGATCAAGCTGTCGGCCCTCACCGGTCAACCCATTCCCAAGGAATTGGAAGATGAGCGCGGTCGCGCAGTGGATGCCCTGACTGACTCGCAAGCTTGGTTACATGGTAAGCGCGTGGCCCTGTACGGTGACCCCGACCTGGTGATTGGTCTGACCCAATTCCTGTTAGAAGTCGGTGCGGAACCCGTCCATATCGTGGTTGGCAACAGCAACGAAGTCTTCGAAGCCGAGCTAAGGGCTTTACTGGATACCAGTCCATTTGGTCAGAATGCTACCATCTGGGGTGGCAAAGACCTGTGGCACCTGCGGTCCCTGCTGTTCACAGAACCCGTTGACTTCTTCATCGGCAATTCCTACGGCAAGTACCTGTGGCGGGACACCAAGACCCCGATCGTGCGGATTGGCTATCCCATCTTCGATCGTCATCACCTGCACCGCTATGCCACCTACGGTTACCAGGGCACAATCAACATCCTCAACTGGGTCGTGAACACGATTCTGGATGAGTTGGATCGCAATACAATTGTACCGGCAAAAACCGATATTTCTTACGACTTAATTCGCTAA
- the nifD gene encoding nitrogenase molybdenum-iron protein alpha chain: protein MTPPELAALEDTTLESELTIADKKDLIKDVLEVYPDKAKKKREKHLNVFEEGKSDCGVKSNIKSVPGSMTTRGCAYAGSKGVVWGPIKDMIHISHGPVGCGYYSWSGRRNYYIGTTGIDSFGTMQFTSDFQERDIVFGGDKKLAKLITELEELFPLNRGVSIQSECPIGLIGDDIEAVAKKSAKEIGKTVVPVRCEGFRGVSQSLGHHIANDAVRDWVFPQYDKEKKAGNIPDGTEYDVAIIGDYNIGGDAWSSRILLEEIGLRVVAQWSGDGTLHEMINTPSVKLNLVHCYRSMNYISRHMEEAYGIPWLEYNFFGPTQIAESLRTIAAKFDETIQQKAEEVIAKYQKQTDEVIAKFLPRLKGKTVALMVGGLRPRHVVPAFHDLGMQLIGTGYEFGHNDDYKRTTHYVENGTLIYDDVSAYEFEEFVKALKPDLIASGIKEKYVFQKMALPFRQMHSWDYSGPYHGYDGFAIFARDMDLALNSPTWSLIGAPWKAEATA, encoded by the coding sequence ATGACACCTCCCGAATTAGCGGCTCTAGAAGATACCACATTGGAGAGCGAACTCACGATCGCTGACAAAAAAGACCTGATCAAAGACGTTTTGGAAGTCTATCCCGACAAAGCTAAGAAAAAGCGGGAAAAGCACCTGAATGTGTTTGAAGAAGGCAAGTCTGATTGCGGTGTAAAGTCCAACATCAAGTCTGTGCCTGGTTCCATGACCACTCGCGGCTGTGCTTATGCCGGTTCCAAGGGTGTGGTCTGGGGTCCGATCAAAGACATGATCCACATCAGCCATGGTCCAGTGGGCTGCGGTTACTACTCCTGGTCTGGTCGCCGTAACTACTACATCGGCACAACCGGGATTGATTCCTTCGGTACGATGCAATTCACCTCTGATTTCCAGGAACGGGATATCGTTTTTGGTGGTGACAAGAAACTGGCCAAATTGATCACCGAATTGGAGGAACTCTTCCCCCTCAATCGTGGCGTTTCCATCCAGTCAGAGTGCCCCATCGGTCTAATTGGGGATGACATCGAAGCGGTCGCTAAGAAATCCGCTAAAGAAATCGGCAAAACAGTTGTTCCCGTTCGTTGTGAAGGCTTCCGGGGTGTGTCTCAGTCCCTCGGTCACCACATTGCCAACGATGCCGTGCGGGACTGGGTTTTCCCCCAATATGACAAGGAAAAGAAAGCAGGTAATATCCCTGATGGCACCGAGTATGATGTCGCCATTATTGGGGACTACAACATCGGTGGAGATGCCTGGTCTAGCCGCATCCTCCTGGAAGAAATTGGTCTGCGGGTGGTAGCCCAGTGGTCTGGAGATGGCACCCTGCACGAGATGATCAACACCCCCTCCGTGAAGCTGAACCTGGTTCACTGCTATCGCTCCATGAACTACATCAGCCGCCACATGGAAGAAGCCTACGGGATTCCCTGGTTGGAGTACAACTTCTTTGGCCCGACGCAGATTGCCGAGTCTCTGCGGACGATCGCCGCTAAATTTGATGAAACCATCCAGCAGAAAGCGGAAGAAGTCATCGCCAAATATCAGAAGCAAACCGATGAAGTCATTGCCAAGTTCTTGCCCCGTCTGAAAGGTAAGACCGTGGCCCTGATGGTGGGTGGCCTGCGCCCCCGCCACGTCGTTCCAGCTTTCCATGATTTGGGGATGCAACTGATTGGAACGGGGTATGAGTTTGGTCATAACGACGACTACAAACGCACTACCCACTACGTCGAAAACGGCACCCTGATCTATGACGATGTTTCGGCCTACGAGTTTGAAGAATTTGTCAAGGCCCTGAAGCCTGACCTGATCGCCTCCGGGATTAAAGAGAAGTACGTCTTCCAGAAAATGGCCCTGCCCTTCCGTCAGATGCACTCCTGGGATTACTCCGGTCCTTACCACGGGTATGACGGTTTCGCTATTTTCGCTCGCGACATGGATCTAGCTTTGAACAGCCCCACCTGGAGCCTGATTGGTGCTCCCTGGAAAGCTGAGGCGACTGCATAA
- the nifH gene encoding nitrogenase iron protein, protein MTDEQIRQIAFYGKGGIGKSTTSQNTIAGMAELGQRVMIVGCDPKADSTRLMLHSKAQTTVLHLAAERGAVEDVELEEVLLTGYRDVRCVESGGPEPGVGCAGRGIITAINFLEENGAYEDLDFVSYDVLGDVVCGGFAMPIREGKAQEIYIVTSGEMMAMYAANNIARGVLKYAHSGGVRLGGLICNSRKVDRELELIETLAKRLNTQMLHFVPRDNIVQHAELRRMTVIEYAPDSQQAEEYRTLAKKIIDNKDLAIPTPISMDELEDLLVEFGILGGEEEYERAIKEGVKAPAGVA, encoded by the coding sequence ATGACTGACGAACAAATTAGACAGATTGCGTTCTACGGTAAGGGCGGTATCGGTAAATCCACCACCTCCCAGAACACCATTGCAGGTATGGCCGAACTCGGTCAGCGCGTCATGATCGTGGGCTGCGACCCTAAAGCTGACTCCACCCGTCTGATGCTGCACAGCAAAGCTCAAACCACCGTGTTGCACCTGGCAGCCGAGCGCGGTGCCGTTGAAGATGTGGAACTGGAAGAAGTGTTGTTGACGGGTTATCGCGATGTCCGTTGCGTTGAGTCCGGTGGTCCTGAACCCGGTGTCGGTTGCGCCGGTCGGGGCATCATCACCGCCATCAACTTCCTGGAAGAAAATGGTGCATACGAAGATCTCGATTTCGTCTCCTACGACGTATTGGGCGACGTGGTTTGCGGTGGTTTTGCCATGCCCATCCGGGAAGGCAAAGCTCAGGAAATCTACATCGTTACCTCCGGTGAAATGATGGCCATGTATGCGGCCAACAACATTGCTCGGGGTGTCCTCAAGTATGCTCACTCCGGTGGTGTACGTCTGGGTGGTTTGATCTGCAACAGCCGCAAAGTTGACCGGGAACTGGAACTGATCGAAACTCTGGCCAAGCGGCTCAATACCCAAATGCTGCACTTCGTTCCCCGCGACAACATCGTTCAACATGCAGAACTGCGCCGCATGACCGTAATCGAGTATGCACCGGATAGCCAACAGGCTGAAGAGTACCGTACCCTCGCCAAGAAGATCATCGACAACAAGGATCTGGCGATCCCCACGCCCATCTCCATGGATGAGCTGGAAGATCTGTTGGTCGAATTCGGGATTCTGGGTGGCGAAGAAGAGTACGAAAGAGCCATCAAGGAAGGCGTCAAAGCCCCCGCTGGTGTTGCTTAA
- the nifU gene encoding Fe-S cluster assembly protein NifU: MWDYTDTVMDHFYNPRNQGAIADTQETGIAVVYGEVGSIACGDALRLHLQIEIQSDKILDARFQTFGCTSAIASSSALTEIIKNKTLDQALNITNRDIAEFLGGLPEAKMHCSVMGQEALEAAIYKYRGIEVEHHEEDEGALICSCFGISDARIRRVIIENSLTTVEQVTSYVKAGGGCGSCLADIEDLIASVVQETAATSRRVEAELAAAPTLPLTTVQKVNLIQKVLLEDVRPMLIADGGDIELFDVEGNIVKVILKGACGNCPGSTATLKDGIEVRLRQRVLPELIVEAVNL; the protein is encoded by the coding sequence ATGTGGGACTACACCGACACTGTAATGGATCACTTCTATAACCCCCGTAACCAGGGGGCGATCGCAGACACGCAGGAAACCGGGATTGCCGTGGTCTACGGCGAAGTGGGCAGTATTGCTTGCGGTGATGCCCTGCGTCTGCACCTCCAGATCGAGATTCAGAGCGACAAGATTCTGGATGCCCGGTTCCAGACGTTTGGATGCACCAGCGCGATCGCCTCTTCCTCTGCTCTGACCGAGATCATCAAAAACAAAACCCTGGATCAGGCGCTCAATATTACCAACCGGGATATTGCAGAGTTCCTGGGGGGACTGCCTGAAGCCAAGATGCACTGTTCTGTGATGGGTCAGGAGGCATTGGAAGCAGCGATCTATAAGTATCGAGGCATTGAAGTTGAACACCACGAAGAAGATGAAGGTGCGTTGATTTGCAGTTGTTTTGGCATCAGTGATGCTCGCATCCGGCGCGTCATCATCGAGAACAGCCTGACTACCGTAGAGCAGGTCACTAGCTATGTCAAAGCTGGTGGAGGCTGTGGTTCCTGCCTGGCGGATATCGAAGACCTGATTGCCTCTGTGGTGCAGGAAACTGCTGCGACATCCCGGCGAGTAGAAGCAGAACTGGCAGCCGCCCCCACCCTTCCCCTGACGACTGTACAGAAAGTCAACCTGATTCAGAAGGTTTTGCTGGAAGATGTGCGACCGATGTTGATTGCCGATGGTGGTGATATTGAACTCTTCGATGTGGAAGGAAATATCGTTAAAGTCATCCTGAAAGGAGCCTGTGGTAACTGTCCTGGCAGTACCGCCACCCTCAAGGACGGTATCGAAGTTCGACTCAGACAGCGGGTTTTACCAGAACTGATTGTTGAAGCTGTCAATCTCTAA
- the nifS gene encoding cysteine desulfurase NifS, with product MTPIYLDNNATTKVDPEVVQAMLPYLTEFYGNPSSMHSFGGQVGKAVKQAREQVAALLGAEDSEIVFTSCGTEGNNTAIRAALAAQPEKRHIITTEVEHPAVLNVCKQLEKQGYRVAYLSVDNRGQLDLVELEASLTGDTALVTTMYANNETGTVFPIEQIGLRVKDAGAIFHVDAVQAVGKIPLNMKTSTIDLLTLSGHKLHAPKGIGALYIRRGFRFRPFLLGGHQERGRRAGTENVPGIIGLGKAAELELQHLPEAVKREKQFRDRLEKTLLEQIPDTQVNGDRKSRLPNTTNIGFKYIEGEAILLMLNQHGICASSGSACTSGSLEPSHVLRAMGLPYTILHGSIRFSLSRYTTAAEIDKVLEVMPGIVERLRALSPFNSDQAGWLQGREEAVAANR from the coding sequence ATGACTCCGATTTACTTAGACAACAATGCCACCACGAAAGTAGACCCGGAAGTTGTGCAAGCCATGCTGCCCTACCTGACGGAGTTCTACGGCAATCCCTCTTCCATGCATAGCTTCGGCGGTCAGGTTGGTAAAGCGGTGAAACAGGCTAGGGAGCAGGTTGCTGCCTTATTGGGAGCGGAAGACTCCGAAATCGTTTTCACCAGTTGTGGCACTGAGGGCAACAATACGGCTATCCGGGCTGCCCTGGCCGCCCAACCGGAGAAGCGGCACATCATTACCACGGAAGTTGAACATCCAGCAGTGCTGAATGTGTGCAAGCAGTTAGAGAAGCAGGGCTATCGAGTAGCCTACCTCTCTGTGGATAACCGGGGTCAGCTCGACTTGGTGGAATTGGAAGCCTCCCTCACCGGGGACACGGCCTTGGTCACCACCATGTACGCCAACAACGAAACCGGAACCGTCTTCCCGATCGAACAGATCGGCCTGCGCGTCAAAGATGCCGGTGCCATCTTCCACGTCGATGCGGTGCAGGCTGTGGGCAAGATTCCCCTGAATATGAAAACGAGCACGATCGATCTGCTCACCCTCTCCGGCCACAAACTGCATGCCCCCAAGGGCATTGGTGCCCTCTATATCCGGCGGGGCTTCCGATTCCGCCCCTTTCTGTTGGGTGGTCATCAGGAACGGGGACGGCGGGCGGGAACAGAGAACGTCCCTGGCATCATCGGCCTAGGCAAGGCTGCCGAACTGGAACTGCAACACCTGCCCGAAGCCGTGAAGCGGGAGAAACAGTTCCGCGATCGGCTGGAGAAGACCCTGCTGGAGCAGATTCCGGATACGCAAGTGAACGGCGATCGCAAGAGTCGTTTGCCCAATACCACCAATATCGGCTTCAAATACATCGAAGGGGAAGCCATCCTGCTGATGCTGAACCAGCATGGCATCTGTGCCTCCTCCGGCTCTGCCTGCACCTCTGGTTCCCTGGAACCCTCCCATGTGCTGCGGGCCATGGGCCTGCCCTACACCATCCTGCATGGCTCCATCCGCTTCAGCCTCTCTCGCTATACCACTGCAGCCGAGATCGACAAAGTGCTGGAAGTCATGCCTGGCATTGTAGAGCGACTGCGGGCGCTCTCCCCCTTCAACAGCGACCAAGCTGGTTGGCTGCAGGGACGAGAGGAGGCCGTCGCTGCCAACCGCTGA
- the nifB gene encoding nitrogenase cofactor biosynthesis protein NifB yields the protein MDQKMLDRIAKHPCYSEEAHHHYARMHVAVAPACNIQCNYCNRKYDCANESRPGVVSELLTPEEAAHKVLVIAGKIPQMTVLGIAGPGDPLANPEKTFRTFELIADKAPDIKLCLSTNGLMLPDYVDRIKQLNVDHVTITINMVDPEIGTQIYPWVHYRRRRYKGLEAARILHERQMEGLQALREADILCKVNSVMIPGINDGHLAEVDRVIREKGAFLHNIMPLISAPEHGTHFGLTGQRGPTPTELKKLQDECADSNMKMMRHCRQCRADAVGLLGEDRSQEFTKDKFMEMAPQYDLDLRQEVHAGIEHFKEEIKLAKARVRPSERVKNSPKILVAVATKGGGIVNQHFGHAKEFQIFEVDANEAKFVGHRKIDHYCQGGYGEDATLEHIVKAISDCKAVLVSKVGECPKAELREAGLQVVEAYDVIEKVARQFYDEFMPKQGG from the coding sequence ATGGACCAGAAGATGCTGGACCGAATTGCCAAGCACCCCTGCTACAGCGAAGAAGCCCATCATCACTATGCCCGCATGCACGTTGCCGTGGCTCCAGCCTGCAACATTCAGTGCAACTATTGCAACCGCAAGTATGACTGTGCCAACGAGAGCCGTCCTGGTGTAGTCAGTGAACTGCTGACCCCGGAAGAAGCCGCCCATAAGGTACTGGTGATTGCCGGTAAGATTCCTCAAATGACAGTGCTGGGTATCGCTGGCCCTGGCGACCCCTTGGCGAACCCGGAAAAAACCTTCCGCACCTTTGAGTTGATTGCGGACAAGGCTCCCGATATCAAGTTATGCCTCTCCACTAATGGCTTGATGTTGCCGGATTATGTCGATCGGATTAAGCAACTCAATGTGGATCACGTCACGATCACTATTAATATGGTGGATCCCGAAATTGGGACCCAAATTTATCCCTGGGTTCACTATCGGCGGCGTCGGTATAAAGGGCTGGAAGCTGCCCGCATTCTGCATGAACGGCAAATGGAAGGGCTGCAGGCTCTCAGAGAAGCTGACATCCTTTGCAAAGTCAACTCGGTGATGATTCCGGGTATTAATGATGGGCACCTGGCGGAAGTCGATCGGGTGATTCGGGAGAAAGGGGCCTTCCTGCACAACATCATGCCCCTGATTTCGGCTCCAGAGCATGGTACTCACTTTGGCCTGACCGGTCAGCGGGGACCGACTCCGACGGAACTCAAGAAGCTGCAGGATGAGTGTGCCGACAGCAACATGAAGATGATGCGCCACTGCCGTCAATGTCGGGCTGACGCCGTGGGTCTGCTGGGTGAAGACCGGAGCCAGGAGTTCACCAAGGACAAGTTTATGGAGATGGCTCCCCAATATGATCTGGACCTGCGTCAGGAAGTCCATGCCGGAATTGAGCACTTCAAGGAAGAGATCAAGTTGGCGAAGGCCAGAGTGCGGCCCAGTGAGCGGGTGAAAAATAGCCCCAAGATTCTGGTGGCTGTGGCGACCAAAGGTGGTGGGATTGTGAACCAGCACTTTGGCCATGCCAAGGAATTCCAAATTTTTGAAGTGGATGCGAACGAAGCCAAATTTGTGGGTCACCGCAAGATCGATCACTACTGCCAGGGCGGCTACGGCGAAGATGCCACCCTGGAACACATCGTCAAAGCGATTTCAGATTGCAAAGCTGTGCTGGTTTCCAAAGTAGGCGAATGTCCGAAGGCAGAGTTGAGAGAAGCGGGGCTGCAGGTGGTCGAAGCCTACGACGTGATTGAGAAAGTGGCCCGCCAGTTCTACGACGAATTCATGCCAAAGCAGGGAGGCTAA
- the cysE gene encoding serine O-acetyltransferase, with product MRRSRVSTLFQLPLIEDFRIIFERDPAARNWLEVLCCYPGFHALISHRLAHWLHRRGVPFFPRLISHLTRFLTGIEIHPGATIGKGVFIDHGMGVVIGETAIVGDYTLIYQGVTLGGTGKETGKRHPTIGSHVVIGAGAKILGNILIGDRARVGAGSIVLRSVPAGCTAVGVPGRIICRTEDCPLEEDKLPDAEAIAMRAVIDRIEELEQELQRLKVRIGAQCARP from the coding sequence ATGCGTCGATCGCGAGTCAGCACCCTCTTCCAGCTCCCACTGATTGAGGATTTTCGTATCATCTTCGAGCGCGATCCGGCGGCCCGAAACTGGCTGGAGGTGCTGTGCTGCTACCCCGGTTTCCACGCCCTCATCAGCCATCGGCTGGCCCATTGGCTGCATCGACGGGGTGTCCCCTTCTTTCCCCGGCTCATCTCCCACCTGACCCGGTTTTTGACCGGGATAGAGATCCACCCAGGAGCGACGATCGGCAAAGGGGTTTTTATTGACCATGGCATGGGGGTGGTGATTGGTGAAACGGCGATCGTGGGCGACTACACCCTGATTTACCAGGGGGTGACTTTAGGAGGCACTGGCAAAGAAACCGGTAAGCGCCATCCCACCATTGGCAGTCATGTGGTAATTGGTGCCGGAGCGAAAATACTGGGCAATATTCTCATTGGCGATCGAGCCCGAGTGGGAGCCGGTTCCATCGTCCTGCGCTCCGTTCCCGCCGGTTGTACCGCCGTGGGAGTGCCGGGACGGATTATCTGCCGCACCGAAGATTGTCCCCTGGAAGAGGACAAATTACCGGATGCAGAAGCCATCGCGATGCGGGCTGTCATCGATCGGATTGAGGAATTGGAACAGGAACTGCAGCGTTTGAAAGTTCGAATTGGGGCTCAATGTGCTCGTCCATGA
- the nifV gene encoding homocitrate synthase, which translates to MQQIQINDTTLRDGEQAAGVAFNLEEKVAIAAFLDAIGVQELEVGIPAMGREEVRAIRAIGDLGLKAQLLGWNRANLEDIRASISCGLHRVHISIPVSEIQIAAKFQGQWQVMLARLRDTIHFAVDQGLSVSVGGEDSSRADDLFLLDVASYAETWGAFRFRFCDTVGILDPLTTFDKVRRLVQTLCIPVEMHTHNDLGMATANALAGIRAGARSVNTTVNGLGERAGNAALEEVVMALKRIYGIQSGIDTKRLLELSRLVARASNCPVPPWKAVVGENTFAHESGIHAHGVMQNPTTYEPFDPAEVGWERRLVIGKHSGRHLVMTVLQQHGIILSPEETQSVLQAVRDRSTQVKRSLTTEELLSLVPPTRYSYAS; encoded by the coding sequence ATGCAGCAGATTCAAATCAACGACACCACCTTGCGAGATGGCGAACAGGCCGCTGGCGTAGCTTTCAATCTGGAAGAAAAAGTCGCGATCGCCGCGTTTCTGGATGCCATTGGCGTTCAGGAATTGGAAGTGGGTATCCCGGCTATGGGTCGGGAAGAAGTTCGAGCCATTCGGGCGATCGGAGATCTGGGCCTGAAGGCACAGCTCCTGGGCTGGAATCGGGCCAATCTGGAGGATATTCGGGCCTCCATCAGTTGTGGATTGCACCGGGTGCACATCTCAATTCCAGTCTCAGAAATTCAGATCGCCGCCAAATTCCAGGGGCAGTGGCAGGTCATGCTGGCCCGCCTGCGGGACACGATTCACTTTGCCGTGGATCAGGGCCTGTCTGTCTCCGTAGGGGGTGAAGACTCCTCCAGAGCCGATGACCTATTTTTACTCGATGTGGCCTCCTATGCCGAAACCTGGGGTGCTTTCCGCTTCCGCTTTTGTGACACCGTAGGCATTCTCGACCCTCTGACTACCTTTGACAAAGTGCGTCGGTTGGTGCAGACCCTCTGTATTCCGGTGGAGATGCACACCCACAATGACCTGGGCATGGCGACAGCCAATGCACTGGCCGGTATTCGGGCCGGGGCTCGTTCTGTCAATACAACCGTGAATGGACTGGGGGAACGGGCTGGTAATGCGGCTCTGGAGGAGGTGGTGATGGCCCTGAAACGCATTTACGGCATTCAGTCTGGCATTGACACCAAACGCTTGCTGGAACTCTCTCGCCTGGTAGCCCGGGCCTCCAATTGTCCAGTCCCCCCCTGGAAAGCGGTGGTGGGGGAAAACACCTTTGCCCATGAGTCTGGGATTCATGCCCATGGTGTGATGCAAAATCCCACCACCTACGAACCCTTCGACCCGGCTGAGGTCGGTTGGGAACGGCGACTGGTGATTGGCAAACATTCCGGTCGCCATCTGGTAATGACCGTGTTGCAACAGCATGGCATTATCTTGAGCCCGGAGGAAACCCAATCTGTGTTGCAGGCTGTGCGCGATCGGTCCACTCAGGTCAAGCGCAGTCTGACCACAGAGGAGTTGTTAAGTTTAGTCCCCCCCACGAGGTACTCCTATGCAAGTTGA
- a CDS encoding nitrogen fixation protein NifZ, producing MQVDELEMDLPPYFDIGEKVRTRKLIRNDGTFPGQDIGATLVKKGETGYVISIGTFLQTSYIYAVHFLETGRIVGCRRKELEEC from the coding sequence ATGCAAGTTGATGAACTGGAAATGGATCTTCCCCCCTATTTCGATATCGGTGAAAAGGTTCGAACCCGCAAGTTGATTCGCAATGATGGCACCTTTCCGGGCCAGGATATTGGAGCCACCCTCGTAAAAAAGGGGGAAACTGGCTACGTCATTAGCATTGGAACTTTTCTGCAAACATCTTACATCTACGCCGTCCATTTCCTGGAAACCGGTCGGATTGTAGGTTGCCGCAGAAAAGAACTGGAAGAATGTTGA
- the nifT gene encoding putative nitrogen fixation protein NifT, which yields MKVMLRRNNAGHLTVYVAKKDLEEEVVQQAESGGERILTLANGWELAISDLSEPLKLPQTVEARRLA from the coding sequence ATGAAAGTCATGCTCCGTCGCAATAACGCTGGTCATCTCACTGTTTACGTTGCCAAAAAAGATCTGGAGGAGGAAGTTGTTCAACAAGCGGAATCTGGTGGAGAACGCATTCTCACCCTGGCCAATGGCTGGGAACTCGCGATCTCAGACCTGAGCGAACCTTTGAAATTGCCCCAAACCGTTGAAGCTCGTCGTCTGGCCTAA
- the fdxB gene encoding ferredoxin III, nif-specific, with amino-acid sequence MMTTLTGLTFGQKTWIPQFVTAINQVKCIGCGRCFKACGRDVLELKALNEDGEFVEDEEEEEIERKVMTIVNAAVCIGCQACSRVCPKNCYTHAPLAVV; translated from the coding sequence ATGATGACGACTCTGACTGGATTAACTTTTGGTCAAAAAACCTGGATTCCTCAATTCGTGACCGCGATTAATCAGGTTAAATGCATTGGCTGCGGTCGCTGTTTCAAAGCCTGTGGCCGGGATGTCCTCGAATTAAAAGCGCTGAACGAAGACGGTGAGTTTGTTGAGGATGAAGAAGAGGAAGAAATTGAACGCAAGGTGATGACAATTGTTAATGCTGCTGTATGTATTGGTTGTCAGGCTTGCTCTAGAGTTTGCCCCAAGAATTGCTATACCCATGCCCCTCTGGCAGTGGTTTGA